One part of the Mycolicibacterium aromaticivorans JS19b1 = JCM 16368 genome encodes these proteins:
- the sppA gene encoding signal peptide peptidase SppA — protein MFAFLPAIPGADDLRDALRRIDTARHHGVPDGCILELDLQTVPPESSGFDPLTFITGGGRTMLLRDAVAAIHHAADDPRVAGLIARVQLSAAPAGPVQELRAAIAAFTQAKPSLAWAETYPGTLSYYLASAFSEVWMQPTGTVGLIGFATNALFLRDALGKAGIEAQFVARGQYKSAANLFTQDHYTDAHREADSRLIASLHSQVWQAIAESRHIDVAAVDELANQAPLLRDAAVDGHLVDRIGFRDEAYSRIAELTGREGVSPESGDADSADDAPPRLYLSRYAHAGKGGPAVPMPSVPGRKKRPRIAVVTVAGSIVSGRGGPQGLPIGRSSAGGDTIGAALREVAADDDIDAVVVRVDSPGGAVTGSETIWREVKRLRTKGKPVVASMGAVAASGGYYVAMAADAIVANPGTITGSIGVLTGKLVARGLKERLGVGSDSVRTNDNADAWSVNAPFTPEQQALVEAEADLFYTDFVQRVAEARHMSVEAVEAVAQGRVWTGADALEHGLVDELGGLRAAVRRAKVLAGIDADTKAELVSYPSSSLRDFLRPKPSSQPAAASLPEAIAMLIGRSIRGAVDQSERALTGTSALWLGDSVF, from the coding sequence ATGTTCGCCTTCCTGCCCGCGATTCCGGGCGCCGACGACCTCCGCGACGCGTTGCGGCGCATCGACACCGCCCGGCACCACGGTGTGCCCGACGGCTGCATCTTGGAGCTCGATCTGCAGACGGTGCCGCCGGAGTCCAGCGGCTTCGACCCGCTGACCTTCATCACCGGCGGGGGCCGGACGATGCTGTTGCGCGATGCGGTCGCCGCGATCCATCACGCCGCAGACGATCCACGGGTGGCGGGACTGATTGCCCGAGTTCAGCTTTCGGCCGCCCCGGCCGGGCCGGTGCAGGAACTGCGGGCAGCCATCGCCGCCTTCACACAAGCCAAGCCGTCGCTGGCGTGGGCCGAAACGTACCCCGGCACCCTGTCGTACTACCTGGCGTCGGCCTTCTCCGAAGTGTGGATGCAGCCGACAGGCACCGTCGGCCTGATCGGTTTCGCCACCAACGCACTGTTTCTGCGCGACGCCCTCGGCAAGGCGGGTATCGAGGCGCAGTTCGTGGCGCGCGGCCAATACAAGTCGGCAGCCAACCTGTTCACCCAGGACCACTACACCGACGCCCACCGCGAGGCCGATTCCCGGTTGATCGCCAGCCTGCACAGCCAGGTGTGGCAGGCCATCGCCGAGTCGCGGCACATCGACGTCGCGGCGGTTGACGAATTGGCCAATCAGGCGCCGCTGCTGCGTGACGCCGCGGTCGACGGACACCTGGTCGACCGGATCGGCTTCCGCGACGAGGCGTACAGCCGGATCGCGGAACTGACCGGCCGGGAAGGTGTTTCGCCGGAATCCGGTGACGCCGACTCGGCTGACGACGCCCCGCCGCGACTGTATCTGTCCCGCTATGCGCACGCCGGCAAGGGTGGTCCCGCGGTGCCGATGCCGTCGGTGCCGGGCCGTAAGAAGCGCCCGCGGATCGCGGTGGTCACCGTCGCCGGGTCGATCGTCAGCGGTCGCGGCGGCCCGCAGGGCCTGCCGATCGGGCGATCCAGCGCCGGCGGGGACACCATCGGCGCGGCACTGCGCGAGGTGGCCGCCGACGACGACATCGACGCCGTGGTCGTGCGGGTGGACAGTCCCGGCGGCGCGGTGACGGGCTCGGAGACGATCTGGCGGGAAGTGAAGCGCCTGCGGACCAAGGGCAAGCCGGTGGTGGCCTCGATGGGCGCGGTCGCCGCATCGGGCGGGTACTACGTCGCGATGGCCGCCGACGCCATCGTCGCGAACCCGGGCACCATCACCGGGTCGATCGGTGTGCTGACCGGCAAGCTGGTGGCCCGGGGGCTGAAGGAGCGCCTGGGGGTCGGCTCGGACAGTGTGCGCACCAACGACAACGCCGACGCGTGGTCGGTCAATGCGCCGTTCACCCCGGAACAGCAGGCTCTCGTCGAGGCCGAGGCCGATCTGTTCTACACCGACTTCGTGCAGCGGGTGGCCGAGGCTCGGCACATGTCCGTCGAGGCGGTCGAGGCGGTGGCGCAGGGCCGGGTGTGGACCGGTGCCGATGCCCTCGAACACGGATTGGTCGACGAACTCGGCGGCCTGCGCGCGGCCGTACGACGGGCCAAGGTGCTCGCCGGGATCGACGCCGACACCAAGGCCGAACTGGTCAGCTATCCCAGCTCGTCGTTGCGGGACTTCCTGCGCCCCAAGCCTTCGTCGCAGCCGGCCGCGGCCTCGCTGCCGGAGGCCATCGCGATGCTGATCGGCCGGTCCATCAGGGGAGCGGTCGATCAGAGCGAGCGTGCGCTGACCGGAACCAGTGCGCTGTGGCTGGGAGACAGCGTCTTTTAG
- a CDS encoding class I SAM-dependent methyltransferase, whose amino-acid sequence MTRTDDDSWDLTSSVGATATAVAAGRALATKDPRQLVNDPFADPLVRAVGIDFFIKMIDGELDTSAFGDLAPERVQSMIDAMGVRAKFFDDYFMSATDTGIRQVVILASGLDARAYRLPWPSGTVVFEIDQPDVIAFKTGVFNELGAQPPAQRHTVGIDLREDWPAALRAAGFDPNLPTAWLAEGLLVYLPSDAQDRLFDTITELSAPGSAVATEFVPGIMDFDPSKGTAMTAQARDQGLDIDMGSLVYAGPRSHVMEYLTGKGWDVTGVADEELFRRLGLPARPERDDNDPFGEIVYVSATLG is encoded by the coding sequence ATGACACGCACCGATGACGACAGCTGGGACCTGACCTCCAGCGTCGGCGCCACCGCGACAGCCGTGGCCGCCGGCCGCGCACTGGCCACCAAGGACCCGCGCCAACTCGTCAACGACCCGTTCGCCGATCCGCTTGTTCGTGCGGTCGGCATCGACTTCTTCATCAAGATGATCGACGGCGAACTCGACACCTCGGCGTTCGGCGACCTCGCGCCCGAACGTGTGCAGTCGATGATCGACGCAATGGGCGTGCGGGCCAAGTTCTTCGACGACTACTTCATGTCCGCGACGGACACCGGCATACGGCAGGTCGTGATCCTGGCATCCGGCCTGGACGCGCGCGCATACCGGTTGCCGTGGCCGTCGGGCACCGTGGTGTTCGAGATCGATCAGCCCGACGTCATCGCATTCAAGACCGGCGTGTTCAACGAGCTCGGTGCGCAGCCCCCGGCGCAGCGCCACACTGTCGGCATCGATCTGCGCGAGGACTGGCCCGCAGCGCTGCGCGCCGCCGGGTTCGATCCGAACCTGCCCACCGCGTGGCTGGCCGAGGGCCTGCTGGTCTATCTGCCGTCCGATGCTCAGGACCGGTTGTTCGACACGATCACCGAGTTGAGTGCGCCCGGCAGCGCGGTGGCCACCGAATTCGTGCCCGGGATCATGGATTTCGACCCGTCGAAGGGGACGGCGATGACAGCCCAGGCCCGTGATCAGGGGCTGGACATCGACATGGGATCGCTGGTCTACGCCGGCCCGCGCAGCCACGTGATGGAGTACCTCACCGGGAAGGGGTGGGACGTCACCGGGGTGGCCGACGAGGAGCTGTTCCGCCGGCTCGGACTGCCGGCCCGGCCGGAACGGGACGACAACGACCCGTTCGGCGAGATCGTCTACGTCAGCGCCACTCTGGGGTAG
- a CDS encoding sigma-70 family RNA polymerase sigma factor, with amino-acid sequence MDDPEAALVRVLYEEHAAALWRYALRLTGDPARAEDVVQETLLRAWQHPEVAGDAERSARAWLFTVARNMIIDERRSARFRRETDSLNTEGAPEPAGPDEVNSALDRLLIGDGLAQLSPDHRAVVRRSYYLGWTTAQIAADLQIAEGTVKSRLHYAVRALRLTLQEMGVTR; translated from the coding sequence ATGGACGACCCGGAGGCGGCGTTGGTTCGGGTGCTCTACGAGGAGCACGCGGCTGCGCTGTGGCGCTATGCGCTGCGGCTGACCGGTGATCCGGCCCGCGCGGAGGACGTGGTCCAGGAGACCCTGCTGCGAGCCTGGCAGCATCCGGAGGTCGCCGGCGACGCCGAGCGCTCCGCACGGGCGTGGCTGTTCACGGTGGCTCGCAACATGATCATCGACGAACGCCGCAGCGCCCGCTTCCGGCGGGAGACCGACTCGCTGAACACCGAGGGGGCGCCGGAGCCCGCAGGGCCTGACGAGGTCAACAGCGCGCTCGACCGGCTGCTGATCGGCGATGGGCTGGCGCAACTGTCGCCCGATCATCGCGCCGTGGTTCGCCGTTCCTACTATCTTGGCTGGACCACAGCGCAGATCGCGGCGGACCTCCAGATCGCCGAGGGGACGGTGAAGTCGCGGCTGCACTACGCGGTGCGCGCGCTTCGGCTGACGTTGCAGGAGATGGGGGTGACCCGGTGA
- a CDS encoding adenylate kinase has protein sequence MRIVLLGPPGAGKGTQAVKLADKLGVPQISTGDLFRHNISTGTELGLEAKKYLDAGDLVPATLTNALVDDRLNDADVAGGFILDGFPRSVEQAEALKQMLAKRDLLLDAVLEFRVPEDELVERLKGRGRADDTEDVIRNRFKVYRDETAPLLDYYQDELKTVDAVGSLDEVFARALHALGR, from the coding sequence GTGAGAATCGTTCTGTTGGGACCGCCGGGCGCGGGCAAGGGAACTCAGGCAGTCAAGCTGGCGGACAAGCTCGGGGTGCCGCAGATCTCCACCGGTGACTTGTTCCGGCACAACATCAGCACCGGCACCGAGCTGGGGCTGGAGGCCAAGAAGTACCTCGACGCCGGTGACCTGGTTCCGGCCACACTGACCAACGCGCTGGTCGACGACCGGCTCAACGACGCGGATGTGGCCGGCGGCTTCATCCTCGACGGCTTCCCCCGATCGGTCGAGCAGGCCGAGGCGCTCAAGCAGATGCTGGCCAAGCGCGACTTGTTGCTCGACGCCGTGCTCGAGTTCCGGGTGCCCGAGGACGAACTGGTCGAGCGGCTCAAGGGCCGTGGCCGTGCCGACGACACCGAGGACGTCATCCGCAACCGGTTCAAGGTGTACCGCGACGAGACCGCGCCGCTGCTCGACTATTACCAGGACGAGCTCAAGACCGTCGACGCCGTCGGCAGCCTCGATGAGGTGTTCGCCCGGGCGCTGCACGCACTCGGTCGCTGA
- a CDS encoding LCP family protein: protein MTAHREIGVRRRPLAVGRAFGAFAAVAVLGVTGLGWSGVNHALGGIITSDALIGGPTSASGAQNILIMGLDSRLDQHGQPLPKDVYDALHAGDETVGGYNANVLIVVHIPADGSPTAVSIPRDDYVDLAGCPTGMCQGKIKQAYGLAYQHALNAIDADFSLSNSLDPQSKEQRGREAGRKAEIATVQELLGVPIDHFVEVTLGAFYEIAKAVAPITVCLNGNTSDDFSGADFRQGVQQLDAAQAMAFVRQRRDVNNADFTDMDRTRRQQAFIVSLISALRRSGDLDNPLTLNKLLDTTKQNLAVDADLDLAAFAQRASAMTKRPPSMYTLPITGFGQDPAGEDVNLIDVSVIRSIVHDLFASGDAAQPTSSTAAPADDPMYGTGATLDVANASSYDGLAAQLEKLFTANGFDTGRASTAAALSNTSAVGYGDGVARAGKALAAQLNLPAAENDALPATTVQLTVGTDFPASEYVGDTAPAAPAAAAVSTVSATATGTASPAPTDLSHMTGESVPCVK from the coding sequence GTGACGGCGCACCGTGAAATCGGTGTTCGACGACGTCCACTCGCCGTGGGCAGGGCGTTCGGCGCGTTCGCCGCGGTCGCAGTGCTGGGTGTGACCGGGTTGGGCTGGTCAGGGGTGAACCACGCCCTGGGCGGCATCATCACCTCTGATGCGCTGATCGGCGGTCCGACATCCGCCAGCGGCGCGCAAAACATCCTCATCATGGGATTGGACAGCCGCCTGGATCAGCATGGGCAGCCGCTGCCGAAGGACGTTTACGACGCACTGCATGCCGGTGACGAGACTGTCGGCGGGTACAACGCCAATGTGTTGATCGTGGTGCACATCCCGGCAGATGGTTCGCCGACCGCGGTTTCGATTCCGCGCGACGACTACGTCGACCTGGCCGGTTGTCCGACCGGCATGTGCCAGGGAAAGATCAAGCAGGCCTACGGCCTCGCCTACCAGCATGCGCTGAACGCGATCGATGCCGACTTCTCGCTCAGTAACTCACTGGATCCGCAGAGCAAGGAGCAACGGGGACGCGAGGCCGGCCGCAAAGCCGAGATAGCCACGGTCCAAGAGCTATTGGGTGTGCCCATCGATCACTTCGTGGAGGTCACGCTGGGTGCGTTCTACGAGATCGCCAAAGCGGTCGCTCCTATCACGGTCTGCCTCAACGGGAACACCTCAGACGACTTCTCCGGAGCGGATTTTCGTCAGGGGGTCCAGCAACTCGACGCAGCTCAAGCGATGGCGTTCGTGCGGCAGCGCCGCGACGTCAACAACGCCGACTTCACCGACATGGACCGCACGAGGCGCCAGCAGGCCTTCATCGTGTCGCTGATCAGCGCATTGCGGCGCAGCGGTGACCTCGACAACCCGTTGACGCTGAACAAGCTACTCGACACGACGAAGCAAAACCTCGCGGTCGACGCCGATCTGGACCTGGCGGCGTTTGCGCAACGTGCTTCGGCCATGACCAAGCGCCCCCCGTCCATGTACACCCTTCCGATAACCGGCTTCGGTCAAGATCCTGCCGGGGAGGACGTCAATCTCATCGACGTGTCCGTGATTCGGTCGATCGTCCACGATCTGTTTGCGTCCGGTGACGCGGCGCAGCCCACCTCGTCCACCGCCGCGCCGGCAGACGATCCCATGTACGGCACTGGAGCCACCCTGGACGTGGCGAATGCCTCCAGTTACGACGGCTTGGCAGCTCAACTCGAAAAGCTGTTCACCGCCAATGGTTTCGATACCGGGCGGGCCAGCACGGCCGCCGCATTGTCGAATACCAGCGCCGTGGGCTACGGCGACGGAGTGGCGCGCGCGGGTAAAGCACTCGCGGCACAACTGAATTTGCCCGCCGCCGAAAACGATGCTCTGCCTGCGACCACTGTGCAATTGACGGTGGGAACGGATTTCCCGGCGAGTGAATATGTCGGCGACACGGCTCCCGCGGCCCCGGCAGCGGCCGCGGTATCCACCGTCTCAGCCACCGCAACGGGAACCGCGTCGCCGGCACCGACCGATCTCAGTCACATGACCGGAGAGTCGGTTCCCTGCGTGAAGTAG
- the secY gene encoding preprotein translocase subunit SecY has translation MLSAFISSLRTADLRRKILFTLGVVILYRVGASLPSPGVNYKNVHQCIEQVSGGAGGQIYSLINLFSGGALLQLTVFAVGVMPYITASIIVQLLTVVIPRFEQLRKEGQAGQAKMTQYTRYLAIALAILQATSIVALAANGGLLQGCTLDILQSQSIFSLIIIVMVMTAGAALVMWMGELVTERGVGNGMSLLIFAGIAARIPAEGKSILDSRGGLIFAAVCAAALLIIIGVVFVEQGQRRIPVQYAKRMVGRRMYGGTSTYLPLKVNQAGVIPVIFASSLIYIPHLITQLIQSGRTTPSNGWWDRFVANYLTNPADPVYIGIYFGLIIFFTYFYVSITFNPDERADEMKKFGGFIPGIRPGKPTADYLRYVLNRITLPGSIYLGVIAVLPNVFLQMGNSGGVQNLPFGGTAVLIMIGVGLDTVKQIESQLMQRNYEGFLK, from the coding sequence GTGCTCTCGGCTTTCATCTCTTCGCTCAGGACGGCCGACCTGAGGCGAAAGATCCTGTTCACGTTGGGTGTTGTGATCCTGTACCGGGTCGGCGCCTCGCTGCCGTCCCCCGGGGTCAACTACAAGAACGTCCACCAGTGCATCGAGCAGGTGAGCGGTGGTGCCGGAGGGCAGATCTATTCGCTGATCAACCTGTTCTCCGGCGGTGCGCTGCTGCAGCTGACGGTGTTCGCGGTGGGCGTCATGCCCTACATCACCGCCAGCATCATCGTGCAGCTGCTCACGGTGGTCATCCCGCGTTTCGAACAGCTGCGCAAGGAGGGTCAGGCCGGCCAGGCCAAGATGACCCAGTACACGCGCTACCTGGCGATCGCGTTGGCGATCCTGCAGGCCACCAGCATTGTGGCCCTGGCCGCCAATGGCGGCCTGCTGCAGGGCTGCACCCTGGACATCCTGCAGAGCCAGAGCATTTTCTCGCTGATCATCATCGTTATGGTGATGACCGCGGGCGCCGCGCTGGTCATGTGGATGGGCGAACTGGTCACCGAGCGGGGTGTCGGCAACGGCATGTCGCTGCTGATCTTCGCCGGTATCGCAGCCCGCATCCCCGCTGAGGGCAAGAGCATTCTGGACAGCCGTGGCGGCCTGATCTTCGCCGCGGTCTGTGCGGCGGCTCTGCTGATCATCATCGGCGTCGTGTTCGTCGAGCAGGGCCAGCGCCGCATCCCGGTGCAGTACGCCAAGCGGATGGTGGGCCGGCGCATGTACGGCGGCACGTCGACTTATCTGCCGCTGAAGGTCAACCAGGCCGGCGTCATCCCGGTCATCTTCGCGTCGTCGCTGATCTACATCCCGCACCTGATCACCCAGCTGATCCAGAGCGGGCGCACCACCCCGAGCAACGGTTGGTGGGACCGCTTCGTCGCCAACTACCTGACGAATCCGGCTGACCCCGTTTATATCGGCATCTACTTCGGGCTGATCATCTTCTTCACCTATTTCTATGTCTCGATCACGTTCAACCCCGACGAACGTGCCGACGAGATGAAGAAGTTCGGCGGCTTCATCCCGGGCATCCGACCGGGCAAGCCGACCGCTGACTACCTGCGGTACGTGCTGAACAGGATCACCCTGCCCGGCTCGATCTACCTGGGTGTGATCGCCGTCCTGCCGAACGTCTTCCTGCAGATGGGCAATAGCGGTGGCGTCCAGAACCTGCCGTTCGGCGGTACCGCGGTTCTGATCATGATCGGTGTCGGTTTGGATACGGTCAAACAGATCGAGAGCCAGCTCATGCAGCGCAACTACGAAGGGTTCCTGAAGTGA
- a CDS encoding class I SAM-dependent methyltransferase: MTRTDNDTWDLASSVGATATLVAAARAAASREHDPLIDDPFAEPLVRAVGIDFFTKMATGDLPTPDDQSAMGVTRMTDNMAVRTKFFDEFFLSAAEAGVRQVVILASGLDSRAYRLDWPAGMVVYEIDQPDVIAFKTETLAEQGAEPTCDRRPVAMDLRNDWATALREAGFDQQAPTAWSAEGLLGYLPPDAQDRLLDTVTELSAPGSRVAIDTAPPSNPEEQEESREKMETISAHWRDNGFDLDFGSLVYLGERNDASDYLTDHGWQVDRSPVNDLLAAGRRGTFDDDEPMGKLYYLSAIYGGAR; this comes from the coding sequence ATGACGCGTACCGACAACGACACCTGGGACCTGGCCTCCAGCGTGGGTGCCACCGCGACTCTGGTCGCCGCCGCCCGCGCCGCGGCGAGCCGGGAGCACGACCCGTTGATCGACGACCCGTTCGCCGAACCCCTGGTGCGCGCCGTCGGCATCGACTTCTTCACCAAGATGGCCACCGGCGACCTGCCCACGCCGGACGACCAGAGCGCCATGGGCGTCACGCGGATGACCGACAACATGGCGGTGCGCACGAAGTTCTTCGACGAGTTCTTCCTGAGCGCCGCTGAGGCCGGTGTCCGTCAGGTCGTCATCCTCGCCTCCGGTCTCGACTCGCGTGCCTACCGCCTGGACTGGCCGGCCGGCATGGTCGTCTACGAGATCGACCAGCCCGACGTCATCGCATTCAAGACCGAGACGCTGGCCGAGCAGGGCGCCGAGCCGACGTGTGACCGCAGGCCGGTGGCGATGGATCTGCGCAACGACTGGGCCACCGCGCTACGCGAGGCAGGCTTCGACCAGCAGGCGCCCACCGCGTGGAGCGCCGAAGGCCTGCTGGGCTACCTGCCGCCGGACGCACAGGACCGTCTGCTGGACACCGTCACCGAGCTGTCCGCTCCCGGGAGCCGGGTGGCCATCGACACCGCGCCGCCGTCGAATCCCGAGGAACAGGAAGAGTCGCGCGAAAAGATGGAAACCATCTCTGCGCACTGGCGCGACAACGGCTTCGACCTCGACTTCGGCTCACTGGTCTACCTGGGCGAGCGCAACGATGCCAGCGACTACCTGACCGACCACGGTTGGCAGGTCGACCGCTCACCGGTCAACGACCTGCTCGCCGCGGGCCGGCGCGGGACGTTCGATGACGACGAGCCGATGGGCAAGCTCTACTACCTCAGCGCCATCTACGGCGGCGCCCGATGA
- the map gene encoding type I methionyl aminopeptidase, protein MVSLPGLRNRKTVPARTPGELDAMAAAGAVVAAALRAVQAAAAPGVSTKDLDDVAESVIRQANGIPSFLGYHGYPASICSSVNDRVVHGIPMADEKLAAGDLVSIDCGAIIEGWHGDAAVTFGIGTLIAMDEALSAATKQSMEAGIAAMIPGNRLTDVSHAIETGTRAAERTYGRRFGIVAGYGGHGIGRAMHMDPFLPNEGEPGRGPTLIAGSVLAIEPMLTLGTTKTRILADEWTVVTADGSRAAHWEHTVAVTDDGPRILTV, encoded by the coding sequence ATGGTTTCTCTGCCTGGGCTGCGCAACCGCAAGACCGTTCCCGCCCGCACGCCGGGTGAGCTGGACGCGATGGCCGCTGCCGGCGCCGTCGTGGCGGCAGCGCTACGCGCCGTCCAGGCGGCCGCCGCTCCCGGGGTCTCGACCAAGGACCTCGACGACGTCGCCGAATCGGTGATCCGGCAGGCCAACGGCATTCCGTCGTTCCTCGGCTATCACGGTTATCCGGCCAGCATCTGCTCGTCGGTCAATGACCGTGTGGTGCATGGCATTCCGATGGCTGACGAGAAACTTGCCGCCGGCGACCTGGTGTCGATCGACTGCGGTGCGATCATCGAAGGCTGGCATGGCGATGCCGCTGTCACGTTCGGGATCGGCACCCTGATCGCGATGGACGAGGCACTCTCGGCGGCGACCAAGCAGTCGATGGAAGCCGGTATCGCGGCGATGATCCCCGGCAACCGGCTCACCGACGTGTCGCACGCCATCGAGACCGGCACCCGCGCCGCCGAACGGACCTACGGCCGCCGATTCGGCATCGTCGCGGGCTATGGCGGGCACGGCATCGGCCGGGCCATGCACATGGACCCGTTCCTGCCCAACGAGGGCGAGCCCGGCCGCGGGCCCACGCTGATCGCCGGATCGGTGCTCGCGATCGAACCGATGCTGACGCTGGGCACCACCAAGACCCGGATCCTGGCCGACGAGTGGACCGTCGTCACCGCCGACGGGTCCCGCGCCGCCCACTGGGAACACACCGTCGCCGTCACCGACGACGGCCCGCGCATCCTCACTGTGTGA
- a CDS encoding class I SAM-dependent methyltransferase produces MSQTNTRYDGDTWDLASSVGATATSVAASRALASRGPDALIHDPYADALVKAVGVESLIRVANGEANIEDDPMLNRRRMTEQIAVRTRFFDDVFTNAARDGITQAVILASGLDTRAYRMSWPAGSVVFELDQPQVIEFKTRVMADLGVSPTADRRTVAVDLRDDWPAALREHGFDVTQPTAWIAEGLLIYLPPEAQDRLLDNVTAMSAPGSRFATEFMAAGMTLPDSWRERFKKYSAQIGSDIDLPALFYDGERNSVTDYLTERGWRISTVSTRESYAANGFDMPDDETLVQFSDSTGYLTATRTQEQ; encoded by the coding sequence ATGAGCCAGACAAACACCCGCTACGACGGCGACACTTGGGACCTGGCGTCCAGCGTCGGCGCCACCGCGACATCGGTGGCGGCGTCGCGCGCACTGGCCTCCCGCGGCCCGGACGCCCTCATCCACGACCCGTACGCCGACGCCCTCGTCAAGGCCGTCGGCGTGGAGTCCCTCATCCGGGTCGCCAACGGCGAGGCCAACATCGAGGACGATCCGATGCTCAACCGCCGCCGGATGACCGAGCAGATCGCGGTGCGCACAAGGTTTTTCGACGACGTATTCACCAACGCCGCCCGCGACGGCATCACCCAGGCCGTCATCCTGGCCTCGGGCCTGGACACCCGCGCCTACCGGATGAGCTGGCCGGCCGGCTCGGTGGTGTTCGAGTTGGACCAGCCTCAGGTCATCGAATTCAAGACCCGCGTGATGGCCGACTTGGGCGTCTCGCCCACCGCCGATCGTCGCACCGTCGCCGTCGATCTCCGCGACGACTGGCCGGCTGCGTTGCGGGAGCACGGTTTCGACGTCACCCAACCGACGGCGTGGATCGCCGAAGGGTTGTTGATCTATCTACCCCCCGAGGCGCAGGACCGATTGCTGGACAACGTCACCGCGATGTCGGCACCGGGGAGCCGCTTCGCCACCGAATTCATGGCCGCGGGAATGACACTGCCGGACAGCTGGCGCGAGCGGTTCAAGAAGTACTCGGCACAGATCGGCTCCGACATCGATCTGCCCGCCCTGTTCTACGACGGCGAGCGCAACTCGGTGACCGACTACCTGACCGAACGCGGGTGGCGCATCAGCACGGTGAGCACCCGGGAGTCTTACGCCGCCAACGGCTTTGACATGCCCGACGACGAAACACTGGTGCAGTTCAGCGACAGCACCGGTTACCTGACCGCCACCCGAACACAGGAGCAGTGA
- a CDS encoding SAM-dependent methyltransferase, with protein sequence MSRSDSDSWDLATSVGTTATMVAAARAVASREENALIDDPFAAPLVRAVGIDVFTKMVDGDIDMAAMDGAETARVMTDVMAVRTRFFDEFFLNAAAAGVRQAVILASGLDSRSYRLHWPAGTVVYEIDQPQVIDFKTETLAALGASPTAELRTVSVDLREDWPAALRANGFDDTEATAWSAEGLLVYLPPEAQDRLFDNITALSAPGSRIATEYHPDGGRGLADRSKAISDQWRERGLDINMSDLFYDGERNPVIGYLERQGWQVGSQARADLFAAYGRPFPETTLTESLRNSVSVTAIRK encoded by the coding sequence ATGAGCCGCAGCGACTCCGACTCCTGGGACCTGGCCACCAGCGTCGGCACCACCGCCACCATGGTGGCCGCCGCCCGCGCGGTGGCCAGCCGCGAAGAGAACGCGCTGATCGACGACCCCTTCGCCGCCCCTCTGGTCCGCGCCGTCGGGATCGACGTCTTCACGAAGATGGTCGACGGGGACATCGACATGGCAGCCATGGACGGTGCCGAGACTGCCCGGGTGATGACCGATGTGATGGCGGTGCGAACCCGCTTCTTCGACGAGTTCTTCCTGAATGCGGCCGCCGCCGGCGTGCGGCAGGCGGTCATTCTGGCCTCCGGCTTGGACTCCCGGTCGTATCGGCTGCACTGGCCGGCAGGCACCGTGGTCTACGAGATCGATCAGCCGCAGGTCATCGACTTCAAGACCGAGACGCTGGCCGCGCTCGGTGCCTCCCCCACCGCCGAGCTGCGCACGGTCAGCGTCGACCTGCGTGAGGATTGGCCGGCAGCGTTGCGGGCCAACGGATTCGACGACACCGAGGCGACTGCGTGGAGCGCCGAAGGCCTGCTGGTGTATCTGCCGCCGGAGGCCCAGGACCGGTTGTTCGACAACATCACCGCGCTGTCCGCGCCGGGCAGCCGGATCGCCACCGAATACCACCCGGACGGCGGCCGCGGTCTGGCGGACCGTTCCAAGGCGATCAGCGACCAATGGCGCGAACGAGGCCTGGACATCAACATGTCCGACCTGTTCTACGACGGGGAACGCAACCCCGTCATCGGCTACCTCGAACGGCAGGGCTGGCAGGTCGGCTCCCAGGCGCGCGCAGACCTGTTCGCCGCGTACGGACGGCCCTTCCCCGAGACCACCCTGACCGAATCACTGCGGAACTCCGTGTCCGTCACCGCAATCCGGAAGTAA